The nucleotide sequence GGTATCCGCCCGTTTCCCACTGGCGCACGGAACGCCCGTACACATTGGCGACCCGGCTCTCATCGGGGTGAATGACCTGACACAAGCCGCGGAACGCGCCACCGGGGCCGATACCAGTAAAGAGTCATTGAAACCCGGGGAAATCGCCACCTTTACCCCGGCCGGGGCCAGCGGCTCGTCAATTGCCCGGGAAAGCAAGATAGATTTTATGATTACGCACCAGCCCTTCTCGATGTTCATCACTGACGTGCTGCTTGAGGAGCAAGCCTTTGTGTCATTTTGAGGATAGAAGAAGATAGTTGGGTCTGTCTCCCCTAGCAAGGGGTATTTTAAAACCCATCCCCCTGAGAGGTTTTCTGAAAACGAAGAATTGTCATACTGAGCGAAGCGAAGTATCTGGGTTAGGGGAAACTATTCAGCATCTCTCCTCACCACTCCCCCAGATTCTTCGGTCGCCTTGCTCCCTAAGAATTACATTTTCGGACAGCCTCAATTAAAGGGGTGAGGCTATAGCTTCAAAGGAGAGAAGATTGAAGGGGTAAGCTGAACCCGCCCAAAGAGGCTAGACTAAAAAACTAGTAAAATCATGGCTGGCATCTGATGCTCCAGCCAGAATATCACCCTTGGACAAAAGTTCTGCCAGCTTTTGCCATAGTGCCCGGCTAGCTTGATTTTGCTTGTTATATCCTATTCTCCATTCGCCGGGATGTCTCTTAAAAATCTCCATAGCACATGTCATACCCAGACCGCAGCGACGGAACTCAGGTAATACATAAAACTTGGCCATTTCCCAATGCTCCCCATCTTGCCTTACCAGAGCGAAACCGGCGATTCTTCTGTCGTCATAAAGAAGATAAGGAGATCTTTCTTTCT is from Dehalococcoidales bacterium and encodes:
- a CDS encoding GNAT family N-acetyltransferase, translated to MSFSVKPASLEQKQIISSLLQPYLTELSRFPDENLDYKDGNGTYFYPYLNAYWLEKERSPYLLYDDRRIAGFALVRQDGEHWEMAKFYVLPEFRRCGLGMTCAMEIFKRHPGEWRIGYNKQNQASRALWQKLAELLSKGDILAGASDASHDFTSFLV